In Gossypium hirsutum isolate 1008001.06 chromosome A10, Gossypium_hirsutum_v2.1, whole genome shotgun sequence, the DNA window attttttactaataatttattaaatactatcctattataaaatatatataattaactatttttcttaaattcatgaaatataaatattttaggtAAACTTATGATTCTTAATTCACTCATGAAACTAAAACTCAAAACCTTTCTTATGATTGTACTAACAAAACGAACTCgtaattaaatatgtaaatagTGCTCTAATAAAGTTCACGTTTTTGCCTCCATTTTATtcaaacaaattattttttaaaattttgtaaaaaaccccaaaatttgatttttttttcttgatatcttttaatttttaattgaaaaccttgggtggaaaaaaattgaaaatctagaaaaaaaaaaaggatgggACCCAAAAGGAGTAATAAAAAGAGAGAGAAGCCTTGAAGATGAAGACATAAAGAAGAGTAAAAGACAGCTAGCAATGAAGGAAAGGATGCTGAGTGCTGACCTACCATAAATCCTCCCTTCCCTCTCCTTTTTATCCTTTGTTTCCCTTTCTCTCTCCCCTTCAATTTTCCTCTCTTTCTTCTTCAAAGGTATTATTTTCTCTCCTCATTGCCTTTGCTCACACTATTACTCATTTACATGACTGATTTTGGACCAATATGAAGTTGGGTTTTTGGAACTTGTTTCATTGGAGTTGAAAGTTTTGATCTTTTTGAACGTTGGGTTTCTCAATGAGTTCTTGTTTTGGTGGGAAATTGGGAATTTTTTGAATTCTTTTTAGCTCCCAGTTTAACATTTTCAGTGAGTTTTGTTGGTTTTTAAAATTGGGTTTGTTGTTACATTGGAAATTTTAGTGTCGGCAGGGAGTATGGTGTTCAattatgggtccaaaaatcatttctttttccatgaatGATACCCTGTTTGGTAGCTGAGAAAACAGAGGAATTGAAACTGAATTTTTGAGAAGTGGTTTTCATTAGCTCAAAAAGTTTATTTCAGCTAGCATTGTAGTCTTTTATGTGCTAacaatttcactttttttttggttGCAGGTTTCTCGAACAATTCTCTTCATTTTCCGGGAAAATTATCTCCTGTTTCCCCAGAAAAGTTTTGCTCACTTAGTAACGAAAGGTTTGCTTCATAATCCCTCCATTTTTTTGTTCACTTttgaaaatagaattttaaaaatcaataatcCTCCCACcaccttaaaaaaaaaaaattttagctaGCATTGGACCACCTTGCactaacttagaaaattttaatttttacttcacCTTCCATTtgagcaaataaaataaaaaattttggaacataaaaacaaatttgtattaaaaaaaaatctcaaatacttccaaatttcaattcaaaattgctcaaatttgaaatttcaattttcaaaattgtatttttcaaaaaaattcatatgCTAACATGCGCCACACGGCTCAATCATTTTAGCAGTGCCCGCTTTTCAATAAAGAGAGACATTCACATGcaaaattaacattattaataataaattttacattttcttttcttgacAGGTTTATAAATTTCTTAAGAGAGAAATTATTAACATAAAGAAACCATGATTGGACCAACCAACTTCATCGACGAGATAGATTGCGGCAGCTTCTTCGACCACATAGACGATCTCCTCGACTTCCCTAACGAGGATGTCGAAGCTGGTTTCTCCGCCGCTGATTCCGCCATCAACGCCGCCGCTTTTCCCAGCATTTGGACTGCTCACTCCGAGTCATTCCCGGGTTCTGACTCAGTTTTTTCCAACAACAGCGCTTCCGACCTCTCCGCCGAACTCTCTGTTCCAGTTAGTGTCTTAAAGTCCATATCACCCAAGATtaaagtttagattttttttgaaaaaatattatttttatgatatcTGATTGTCGGCTACATTGGTCGAAAAAAAGTGGAATACAGCCAACAGTTTTGCATTATTTGAAGGCATAATTATTGCTTCGGTTATGTAAGTCACATGATTTGTCATGTGATTAGTTATGCATGCCTTTGTTGGAAAATATAATGTTTATGTGTTGTGGGGTCCACTTAATTGGTACTTAAATAATACTTTTTTggacaaatatttttaatttaatttaattttcgtCCATTATTTTTGATTGATTTTGCAGTATGAAGACATCGTTCAATTGGAGTGGTTGTCAAACTTTGTTGAAGATTCAAATTGTGGAGCAAGCTTGACAATTAAGAAACAAGAGCCTAATTCAAACAATAAGGACTCACCATCCCATCATGATCATGATCACCATCAATTCCAGACATCCAGTCCGGTTTCGGTCCTCGAAAGCAGCAGCTCTTACTCCGGCGAGAAACCGGTTGCCGCCCCCGGGAAGTGCGGACGTGCGCGTAGCAAACGTCCCCGTCCCGCTACTTTCAACCCTCGTTCAGCGATTCAGCTTATCTCCCCGTCTTCGTCCGTCAATGACAACGACGTTCCTCAGTCGTT includes these proteins:
- the LOC121207720 gene encoding GATA transcription factor 8, encoding MIGPTNFIDEIDCGSFFDHIDDLLDFPNEDVEAGFSAADSAINAAAFPSIWTAHSESFPGSDSVFSNNSASDLSAELSVPYEDIVQLEWLSNFVEDSNCGASLTIKKQEPNSNNKDSPSHHDHDHHQFQTSSPVSVLESSSSYSGEKPVAAPGKCGRARSKRPRPATFNPRSAIQLISPSSSVNDNDVPQSLFVPKVPSDSENHAESRLLIKLPRQVNPEHKKKKKIKLTLPAPPPPPTDNNTTQNPSVRKCMHCEITKTPQWRAGPMGPKTLCNACGVRYKSGRLFPEYRPAASPTFIPSVHSNSHKKVLEMRTKCGTADAPEMIPNKSNPALDYI